A genome region from Eurosta solidaginis isolate ZX-2024a chromosome 2, ASM4086904v1, whole genome shotgun sequence includes the following:
- the Pex12 gene encoding peroxisome assembly protein 12 has translation MSEGANLRQNLQNIPSIFDISAAETLDSLIYPALSKIFDFFHIRLDFKLWRTWSFREEVSPIVTWLLQYMYLHNRGASFGESFYGLQRTATDTGELITRRQQVISASILTMLPYFERKLKTRSAQHEDTTFGERYFLNALHAYQASKAIHTFMYLIKYAKSHSPIFRALGLTLRYPHEPPKEDKTTYVFLKLLEVLAFFLQFIQWWYSNDQRRKIGGTLKTPKSFTQGGENRNDLPKGYCPVCLMKITIPTACGISGYVYCWKCIVTHLKERSNCPVTGYEITLDDLVRIYET, from the coding sequence ATGTCTGAAGGAGCCAATTTACGTCAAAACTTACAAAATATACCTTCAATATTTGATATAAGTGCTGCTGAAACATTAGACTCACTTATTTACCCAGCgctaagtaaaatttttgacttCTTTCATATACGATTGGACTTTAAGCTTTGGCGAACATGGAGCTTTCGGGAGGAAGTATCACCGATTGTAACATGGTTACTCCAGTACATGTATTTACATAATCGTGGCGCATCATTTGGTGAGAGTTTCTATGGTTTGCAACGAACAGCGACAGATACAGGTGAATTGATAACACGTCGTCAACAAGTTATATCAGCCAGTATATTAACTATGTTGCCTTATTTTGAACGCAAACTTAAAACACGTAGTGCTCAACATGAAGACACCACATTTGGCGAACGATATTTTTTAAATGCTTTACATGCATACCAAGCATCCAAAGcaatacatacatttatgtatcTTATAAAATATGCCAAAAGTCATTCACCCATTTTTCGAGCACTCGGTCTAACGCTGCGTTACCCTCACGAGCCACCGAAAGAGGATAAAACCActtatgtatttttaaaattgCTCGAAGTATTGGCATTCTTTCTACAATTTATTCAATGGTGGTATTCGAATGATCAACGTCGCAAAATTGGTGGTACATTAAAAACACCCAAGTCATTTACACAGGGGGGAGAAAATAGGAACGATTTACCAAAAGGTTATTGCCCAGTTTGTCTTATGAAAATTACAATACCAACAGCATGCGGTATATCTGGATATGTCTATTGCTGGAAATGTATAGTAACACATTTGAAAGAGCGTTCAAATTGCCCAGTTACCGGGTATGAAATCACGCTTGATGATTTAGTAAGGATTTATGAAACGTAA
- the LOC137240554 gene encoding post-GPI attachment to proteins factor 2-like: MLPTLTTYNRLDGPKPIFRVPFGKIAIAVVSLPLCGFVFCVIWSVIFEFERSTATHCDVSNYLPSISAAIGNYEPQKTIWRLAITIQLPARIAVTKMYLQYYKDTIRRNRRIYAVIACTLSMIENFALLSLSLWTSLDNYPIHRNSFVVFIACSEIYMLISYFLNKNGRKIPLLPMEEKSLFYKRNLFIINVAAFILAGYCFMRHNSFCEPGVYTFFAIFEYIVVLTNMAYHMTAYWDFHAMHVTFDWERGLYLSQF; the protein is encoded by the exons ATGCTACCAACATTAACAACATATAATCGTTTGGATGGGCCAAAACCAATATTTCGTGTACCTTTTGGTAAAATTGCAATTGCAGTTGTCAGTCTACCACTGTGTGGTTTCGTATTCTGTGTAATATGGTCCGTAATTTTTGAGTTTGAACGCTCAACGGCAACACACTGTGATGTATCCAATTATTTACCCTCCATATCAGCAGCCATTGGAAATTATGAGCCACAAAAAACAATTTGGCGTTTGGCAATCACAATACAACTGCCAGCACGTATCGCTGTTACCAAAATGTATTTGCAATATTACAAAGATACAATACGACGAAATAGGCGCATATATGCAGTAATTGCTTGTACGCTAAGTAtgattgaaaattttgcattgctAAGTCTATCGCTATGGACTTCTTTAGATAATTATCCCATACATCGAAATTCCTTCGTTGTATTTATTGCATGCAGTGAAATTTATATGCTAATCTCGTACTTTCTAAATAAGAACGGTCGTAAAATTCCACTCTTGCCAATGGAAGAAAAATCATTATTTTATAAAaggaatttatttataattaatgtTGCTGCATTTATTTTAGCTGGTTACTGCTTCATGAGGCATAATTCATTTTGTGAGCCTGGCG TCTACACATTTTTTGCGATTTTCGAATATATTGTTGTACTGACGAATATGGCTTACCATATGACCGCTTATTGGGACTTTCATGCAATGCATGTTACATTTGACTGGGAGCGGGGACTTTATTTATCACAATTTTAA